Proteins encoded together in one Lathyrus oleraceus cultivar Zhongwan6 chromosome 5, CAAS_Psat_ZW6_1.0, whole genome shotgun sequence window:
- the LOC127078551 gene encoding uncharacterized mitochondrial protein AtMg00810-like yields MNIDSLLKDLGFKKCEMEYGVYMQHTSDGNVIQVCLYVGDILLTWSCTFEINKFKKVLMNEFDMTDLGSMVYFLWMEILHSEKGIIMHQLKYELELLKKFELLNCKSEVTPAKTNHNLDSDFYGEDVDDIPFKQLVGCLRYLCNNRPDICYTVGMVSRFMIKPKWSYYQATIRILNYVKGTLRHGILFPSGVSGDAEMICYSDYDWCGDMVDIRSTT; encoded by the coding sequence ATGAATATTGATTCACTTCTCAAGGATCTTGGATTCAAGAAATGTGAAATGGAATATGGTGTGTATATGCAGCATACTTCTGATGGCAATGTGATTCAGGTGTGTCTTTATGTGGGTGACATACTTCTGACATGGAGTTGTACTTTTGAGATAAACAAGTTcaagaaggtgttgatgaatgAATTTGATATGACTGACCTTGGAAGTATGGTATATTTTCTATGGATGGAGATTTTGCATTCTGAGAAGGGAATTATTATGCATCAACTGAAGTATGAACTTGAATTGCTGAAGAAATTTGAGTTGTTGAATTGTAAGTCAGAAGTCACACCTGCTAAGACAAATCATAACCTAGACTCTGATTTTTATGGAGAGGATGTAGATGATATACCCTTTAAACAGTTGGTTGGTTGTCTGAGATATCTATGTAACAACAGGCCTGACATATGTTATACAGTTGGAATGGTGAGTAGGTTTATGATTAAACCAAAGTGGTCATATTATCAAGCTACAATCAGGATTCTGAATTATGTAAAAGGAACTTTGAGGCATGGAATTTTATTTCCATCTGGAGTATCAGGTGATGCTGAGATGATATGCTACTCAGACTATGACTGGTGTGGAGACATGGTAGATATAAGAAGCACTACATGA